The Trichoplusia ni isolate ovarian cell line Hi5 chromosome 10, tn1, whole genome shotgun sequence genome window below encodes:
- the LOC113498048 gene encoding protein lifeguard 1 isoform X6: MNQPAGYAPPPGAVGEDGEVKGFDFSEQSIRRSFIRKVYSILMCQLLVTMSFIALFLFHAPTKNWAQRNSWLFWVAFAVVFICLIVMACCGNVRRQAPMNFIFLGIFTVAESFLLGVTSSVYAVDAVMMAVGITAAVCLALTLFAFQTKWDFTVMGGFLLCATVVLLVFGLVAIFIPSNKIVTLVYASIGALVFSLYLVYDTQLMMGGKHKYSISPEEYIFAALNLYLDIINIFLYILTIIGAARD, from the exons ATGAATCAG CCAGCTGGGTACGCACCTCCGCCAGGTGCCGTCGGGGAAGATGGCGAGGTCAAAGGGTTCGATTTCAGCGAACAGTCCATACGAAGATCCTTCATCCGTAAG GTGTACTCCATCCTGATGTGTCAGCTGCTGGTGACGATGTCCTTCATTGCGCTGTTCCTGTTCCACGCCCCGACCAAAAACTGGGCGCAACGGAATAGCTGGCTATT CTGGGTGGCGTTCGCGGTGGTCTTCATTTGTCTGATCGTGATGGCTTGTTGCGGTAACGTGCGGCGGCAGGCGCCCATGAACTTCATATTCCTCGGGATATTCACTGTCGCTGAGAGTTTCCTACTCGGAGTCACTTCTAGCGTGTATGCTGTCGATGCG GTCATGATGGCGGTCGGTATAACGGCGGCAGTTTGTCTCGCGCTGACTCTGTTTGCCTTCCAAACGAAGTGGGACTTCACAGTAATGGGCGGCTTCCTTCTCTGCGCCACAGTCGTCTTACTTGTGTTCg GTCTCGTCGCAATATTCATACCGTCGAACAAAATCGTTACATTAGTGTACGCGTCGATCGGGGCCTTAGTGTTCTCTCTATACCTGGTCTATGACACACAGCTCATGATGGGCGGCAAACACAAGTACAGCATTTCCCCCGAGGAGTATATCTTTGCTGCCTTGAACCTGTACCTGGACATCATCAACATCTTCCTCTACATTCTTACTATCATCGGCGCCGCGAGGGATTAG
- the LOC113498048 gene encoding protein lifeguard 1 isoform X5 yields MNLGALGFRFPAGYAPPPGAVGEDGEVKGFDFSEQSIRRSFIRKVYSILMCQLLVTMSFIALFLFHAPTKNWAQRNSWLFWVAFAVVFICLIVMACCGNVRRQAPMNFIFLGIFTVAESFLLGVTSSVYAVDAVMMAVGITAAVCLALTLFAFQTKWDFTVMGGFLLCATVVLLVFGLVAIFIPSNKIVTLVYASIGALVFSLYLVYDTQLMMGGKHKYSISPEEYIFAALNLYLDIINIFLYILTIIGAARD; encoded by the exons CCAGCTGGGTACGCACCTCCGCCAGGTGCCGTCGGGGAAGATGGCGAGGTCAAAGGGTTCGATTTCAGCGAACAGTCCATACGAAGATCCTTCATCCGTAAG GTGTACTCCATCCTGATGTGTCAGCTGCTGGTGACGATGTCCTTCATTGCGCTGTTCCTGTTCCACGCCCCGACCAAAAACTGGGCGCAACGGAATAGCTGGCTATT CTGGGTGGCGTTCGCGGTGGTCTTCATTTGTCTGATCGTGATGGCTTGTTGCGGTAACGTGCGGCGGCAGGCGCCCATGAACTTCATATTCCTCGGGATATTCACTGTCGCTGAGAGTTTCCTACTCGGAGTCACTTCTAGCGTGTATGCTGTCGATGCG GTCATGATGGCGGTCGGTATAACGGCGGCAGTTTGTCTCGCGCTGACTCTGTTTGCCTTCCAAACGAAGTGGGACTTCACAGTAATGGGCGGCTTCCTTCTCTGCGCCACAGTCGTCTTACTTGTGTTCg GTCTCGTCGCAATATTCATACCGTCGAACAAAATCGTTACATTAGTGTACGCGTCGATCGGGGCCTTAGTGTTCTCTCTATACCTGGTCTATGACACACAGCTCATGATGGGCGGCAAACACAAGTACAGCATTTCCCCCGAGGAGTATATCTTTGCTGCCTTGAACCTGTACCTGGACATCATCAACATCTTCCTCTACATTCTTACTATCATCGGCGCCGCGAGGGATTAG